The proteins below come from a single Anaerolineales bacterium genomic window:
- a CDS encoding glycosyltransferase family 4 protein produces MILYTITTYPPSIGGAQAHTHAFAQQIATREDTRVIYQWDTNRTDWLRGTTLNAPPPAIPPPLDGIPLYRLSLSDEGRRRVRFWVHTYRLFQGTAIARISEQFTETMQAVLAAHFPHPPRLIHNVRVGREGLSDASWRLAQRLGVPFVLTPNHHPNWRGWLYRHWGSLYRRADALIAYSEWERKELVRLGVEPHRIHVLGIAPLLSPSADGERFRRTMNIPPHAPLILFLGQKYAYKGLEPLLHAAHAVWEQHPAARFVFLGPRTSHSAGVFRQVSDPQIIERDSVDLQTKTDALAACDVLCVPSSRESFGGVYIEAGALGKPVIAGDAPAVTEIVREDVSGYCVHPEPTAIAARLTLLLSNPSLGKRLGEGGREIAAAFTWEGLAERLWHIYEELFSIS; encoded by the coding sequence ATGATTCTTTATACGATCACCACCTACCCACCGAGTATTGGCGGCGCACAGGCGCATACCCATGCCTTCGCTCAACAGATTGCCACCCGTGAGGACACCCGCGTAATCTACCAATGGGATACCAACCGTACCGATTGGCTGCGGGGAACAACCTTGAATGCGCCGCCGCCTGCCATCCCGCCCCCGCTTGATGGAATACCTCTCTATCGTCTCTCGCTCAGTGATGAGGGGCGGCGGCGGGTGCGCTTTTGGGTACACACCTACCGCCTGTTTCAAGGGACAGCCATTGCGCGGATCAGCGAACAGTTCACCGAGACGATGCAGGCAGTTCTCGCCGCACATTTTCCGCACCCGCCCCGTCTGATCCATAATGTGCGTGTTGGGCGTGAGGGCTTGAGCGATGCCTCCTGGCGGCTGGCTCAGCGGCTTGGCGTGCCGTTCGTTCTGACGCCCAACCATCACCCCAACTGGCGGGGATGGCTCTACCGTCATTGGGGCAGTCTCTACCGCCGTGCCGACGCCCTGATTGCCTATTCGGAATGGGAACGCAAGGAGTTGGTGAGGTTGGGTGTTGAGCCGCACCGTATTCACGTGTTGGGCATTGCCCCCTTGCTCTCCCCCTCGGCGGATGGAGAGCGTTTCCGGCGGACAATGAACATTCCCCCCCACGCCCCGCTCATTCTGTTTTTAGGGCAGAAATATGCGTACAAAGGGCTTGAGCCGCTCCTCCATGCCGCGCACGCGGTTTGGGAGCAGCATCCGGCGGCACGCTTTGTTTTTTTAGGACCGCGAACCTCCCACAGTGCGGGGGTGTTTCGGCAAGTGAGCGACCCGCAAATCATTGAGCGCGACAGCGTAGACCTTCAAACAAAGACCGATGCCCTTGCTGCCTGTGATGTTTTGTGTGTACCGTCCTCGCGGGAGAGCTTTGGCGGTGTTTACATCGAAGCCGGGGCGCTAGGCAAACCCGTGATCGCGGGGGACGCTCCGGCAGTAACGGAGATTGTGCGGGAGGATGTCAGCGGCTACTGTGTTCATCCAGAACCAACCGCCATTGCCGCTCGCCTAACCCTCTTGCTAAGCAACCCCTCGCTAGGCAAGCGCTTGGGTGAAGGCGGACGTGAGATCGCCGCCGCCTTCACATGGGAGGGGTTGGCGGAACGCTTGTGGCACATCTATGAAGAACTTTTCTCTATCTCCTAA
- a CDS encoding transposase, whose amino-acid sequence MISKRQYIEYLISTPGNYTWSNLAEHLEAMSQDAVSDYWQRDKLTARHLWDLVGALLKDSERAYWIVADSVQNKQYWRKIELVKKQYSGAEHGLVRDIGVVNLVHSDGTDFYPIDYRIYAPETDGKTKKDHFREMVLNALMDKGIHAKTLLFDSWYASVDNLKLIHRAGRYFVTTLKANRMVSLSKASGSIHLEAIEWTSDAVEHGLSVKLKEVPFYVQLFKLVAPNGDIEWVITNQPPGTFSKSDIQDANAVRWQIEQLHRELKQLTGSEKCECCKARSQRNHLACCYHAWLSLKVKAHQLGKSLYEAQRDLFRDYLRAELRSPRLSAFGIN is encoded by the coding sequence ATGATAAGCAAACGCCAATACATTGAGTACCTGATAAGTACACCTGGCAACTATACATGGAGTAATCTGGCTGAACATCTGGAAGCGATGAGCCAAGATGCTGTCAGTGATTATTGGCAAAGAGACAAGCTGACTGCCCGACATTTGTGGGATTTGGTCGGGGCTTTGTTGAAGGACAGTGAAAGGGCTTATTGGATCGTCGCTGATAGCGTGCAGAATAAGCAGTATTGGCGCAAGATAGAGTTAGTGAAAAAGCAATATAGTGGCGCAGAACATGGTCTAGTGCGTGATATCGGCGTCGTGAATCTCGTGCATAGCGATGGTACCGACTTTTACCCGATTGATTACCGCATCTATGCTCCTGAAACGGATGGCAAGACCAAAAAGGATCACTTCCGTGAAATGGTCTTAAATGCCCTGATGGACAAGGGTATCCACGCCAAGACCCTACTGTTTGATAGCTGGTATGCCTCCGTGGATAATTTGAAGTTGATTCATCGCGCTGGTCGTTACTTTGTGACCACGCTCAAAGCCAATCGTATGGTGAGTTTGAGTAAAGCGAGCGGCTCTATTCATTTGGAGGCGATTGAATGGACAAGCGACGCCGTAGAGCATGGTCTGTCGGTTAAGCTGAAGGAAGTTCCCTTTTATGTGCAGTTATTCAAGCTAGTTGCCCCAAACGGTGACATTGAATGGGTGATTACAAACCAGCCCCCAGGCACTTTCTCCAAGTCCGACATTCAAGACGCGAATGCCGTGCGTTGGCAGATTGAGCAACTGCATCGGGAACTCAAACAATTGACCGGGAGTGAAAAGTGCGAGTGCTGCAAAGCGCGTTCACAACGCAACCATCTGGCTTGTTGTTATCACGCTTGGCTCTCGCTGAAAGTTAAGGCTCACCAATTAGGCAAGAGCCTTTACGAGGCACAGCGAGATTTATTCCGCGACTATTTGCGGGCAGAGTTGCGCTCACCACGCCTTTCTGCCTTTGGCATCAACTAA